In Zalophus californianus isolate mZalCal1 chromosome 17, mZalCal1.pri.v2, whole genome shotgun sequence, one DNA window encodes the following:
- the SBK3 gene encoding uncharacterized serine/threonine-protein kinase SBK3 yields the protein MELREPENREDGDPEEDTATALQRLVELTATRVTPVRNLRVPYRLIRELGSGSYGRVLLARPRQGGPAVALKLLRRDSVLRTTFLREFCVGRCVSSHPGLLQTLAGPLQSPRHFAFAQEYAPCGDLSGMLKERGLPELLVKRVMAQLAGALDFLHGRGLVHADVKPDNVLVFDPVCSRVALGDLGLTRPEGSPTPAPPGPLPSAPPELCLLLPPDSLPLRPAMDSWGLGVLLFCTATACFPWDMALAPDPEFEVFAGWMTTRPQPPQPPPPWDQFAPPALALLQGLLDLDPDTRSPPLVVLDFLGDDWGLERNREGPGGLGGTPSEDAEEEEERGASLEEWTDEEEENDKDDKRMGTDGGAP from the exons ATGGAGCTCAGGGAGCCCGAGAACCGTGAGGATGGGGACCCAGAG GAGGACACAGCTACAGCCCTCCAACGGCTCGTGGAGCTGACAGCCACCAGGGTGACCCCAGTGAGGAATCTGCGTGTCCCGTACCGCCTCATCCGAGAGCTCGGCTCCGGCTCCTATGGCCGCGTACTCCTTGCCCGGCCTCGCCAAGGAG GTCCAGCTGTGGCTCTGAAGCTTCTTCGTCGGGACTCGGTCCTGAGAACCACCTTCCTGAGAGAGTTCTGTGTGGGCCGCTGTGTCTCATCACACCCAGGCTTACTGCAGACCCTGGCAGGACCCCTGCAAAGCCCCCGACACTTCGCCTTCGCCCAGGAATACGCGCCCTGTGGGGACCTCAGCGGGATGCTGAAGGAACGG ggcctcccagagctGCTGGTGAAGCGGGTGATGGCCCAGCTGGCCGGAGCCCTGGACTTCCTCCATGGCCGGGGGCTGGTCCATGCGGATGTCAAACCAGACAACGTGCTGGTCTTTGACCCCGTCTGCAGCCGTGTGGCCTTAGGTGACTTGGGGCTGACCCGGCCTGAGGGCAGTCCAACCCCTGCCCCACCAGGGCCACTGCCCTCGGCCCCACCCGAGCTCTGCCTTCTGCTGCCCCCGGACAGCCTGCCCCTGCGGCCAGCAATGGActcctggggcctgggggtgcTTCTCTTCTGCACTGCCACTGCCTGCTTCCCTTGGGACATGGCACTAGCCCCTGACCCTGAGTTTGAGGTCTTTGCTGGCTGGATGACCACCAGGCCCCAACCCCCTCAGCCACCCCCACCTTGGGACCAGTTtgcacccccagccctggcattGCTTCAGGGGCTCCTAGACCTGGATCCCGACACTAGGAGCCCCCCACTGGTTGTCCTAGACTTCTTGGGGGATGACTGGGGGttagagaggaacagagaggggcCTGGGGGCTTGGGGGGCACGCCTAGTGAAGAtgcggaggaggaggaagagcgaGGAGCTAGCCTGGAGGAGTGGACggatgaagaggaggagaatGACAAAGATGACAAGAGGATGGGCACAGATGGGGGAGCTCCCTGA
- the SBK2 gene encoding serine/threonine-protein kinase SBK2, giving the protein MPGKQSDAEQEETGAAENVAEEDLGGLTAEELRQGQEAALELEDMMALSAQTLVQAEVDELYQQVRTLGQGRFGRVLLVTHRQKGTTLALKQLPKASTSLRGFLYEFCVGLSLGTHSAIVTAYGIGIESADSYSFLTEPILYGDLITFIQPKVGLPQRAVQRCAAQLASALEHIHSRGLVYRDIKPENVLVCDPACQWVKLTDFGHTRPRGTLLRLAGPPIPYTAPELCCPPPLPEGLPIQPALDAWALGVLLFCLLTGYFPWDQPLAKADPFYEDFLIWQASGQPEDRPQPWFGLTPVADSLLWGLLDPHPRKRSPVNSVRGYLGRPWRQQEEEAEEAEEGDREEGGGEGGQPEPTLPAETRKGNQVGPAS; this is encoded by the exons ATGCCTGGCAAACAGTCAGATGCGGAACAGGAGGAGACGGGGGCTGCCGAAAACGTAGCTGAGGAGGACCTAGGGGGCCTCACGGCAGAGGAGCTCCGGCAGGGCCAGGAGGCAGCCCTGGAGCTAGAGGACATGATGGCACTAAGTGCCCAGACCCTGGTCCAAGCCGAGGTGGATGAGCTTTACCAGCAAGTGCGTACCCTGGGCCAGGGCCGCTTCGGCCGGGTCCTGCTGGTCACCCACCGTCAGAAAG gcACCACCCTGGCGCTGAAGCAACTCCCAAAGGCCTCGACCTCTCTCCGTGgcttcctgtatgagttctgcgTGGGCCTCTCCCTGGGCACGCATTCAGCCATAGTCACGGCCTACGGCATTGGCATCGAGTCGGCCGACTCCTACAGCTTCCTGACGGAGCCCATCCTGTATGGGGACCTCATCACCTTCATCCAGCCCAAG GTGGGCCTCCCGCAGCGGGCAGTCCAGCGCTGTGCAGCCCAGCTGGCCTCGGCCCTGGAGCACATCCACTCCCGTGGCCTGGTGTACCGGGACATCAAGCCTGAGAACGTGCTGGTGTGCGACCCAGCCTGCCAGTGGGTCAAGCTGACCGACTTCGGCCACACGAGGCCCCGTGGGACGCTGCTGCGCCTGGCTGGGCCACCCATCCCTTACACGGCCCCTGAGCTCTGCtgtcccccgcccctccccgagGGCCTGCCCATCCAACCTGCCCTGGACGCTTGGGCACTGGGGGTCCTGCTGTTCTGCCTTCTCACCGGCTACTTCCCCTGGGACCAACCCCTGGCCAAGGCCGACCCCTTCTACGAGGACTTCCTCATCTGGCAGGCATCGGGCCAGCCCGAGGACCGTCCTCAGCCCTGGTTCGGCCTGACGCCTGTGGCCGACAGTCTCCTGTGGGGGCTGCTGGACCCTCACCCCCGGAAGAGGAGCCCGGTGAACTCCGTCCGGGGCTACCTGGGGCGCCCCTggaggcagcaggaggaggaagctgaagaggcagaggaaggggacagagaggagggtggaggggaagggggacagcCCGAGCCCACCTTGCCCGCGGAGACTCGGAAGGGGAACCAGGTGGGCCCCGCATCCTGA